One region of Metallosphaera sedula DSM 5348 genomic DNA includes:
- a CDS encoding ribbon-helix-helix protein, CopG family, with amino-acid sequence MRVITFKAEEDLLLKLDLYAMNKRTPRSEIIRDALRKYLEAAGGI; translated from the coding sequence ATGAGAGTAATCACGTTTAAAGCGGAAGAGGATCTCCTGCTGAAGCTGGATCTCTACGCTATGAACAAGAGAACTCCAAGGAGCGAGATTATCAGGGACGCACTCAGGAAGTATCTAGAAGCCGCTGGCGGGATTTGA
- a CDS encoding SufB/SufD family protein, translating into MPVVDQDSFLKYISSLGSKAEREEIFQKYLTLPYQVISDSPTIKHYTEWSVFDALNLGIEGTPIKDLSVPLEGYNSFVIGNNIPLNFSPLDSVSSGLVKPEDHKLVALTLAGSRKILINKGGKYLVYNRCQGKVFCPVLVEVSVPDGDNVDLIYYSDGSEGAMPSAVISLDVPKGSSMSFSIVNSSRDSYAYTYTKGSIKGEINSSIFSVGQSLGHTEYHVELSDEAVANFNAKSLGIGNNRVNVLANVNHVGRKSVSNGVLKAVASGSSYTVIRGDAVIGENAIDSSTTILGRALIIGDDAKAVVAPMLEVKTGKIITAKHSASASKVNEDLIFYLENRGLDKKCAEGLIIRGFLTDDNDNDIIRKLVEDVISKMGY; encoded by the coding sequence ATGCCTGTCGTGGATCAAGATAGCTTCCTCAAGTATATTTCGTCCTTGGGCTCCAAAGCAGAACGAGAAGAGATTTTTCAGAAATATCTAACCTTACCCTATCAGGTAATCAGCGACTCCCCCACCATAAAGCACTACACTGAGTGGTCTGTTTTTGATGCCCTCAATTTAGGTATAGAGGGCACTCCCATCAAGGACCTCTCTGTCCCGCTTGAGGGCTATAATTCATTTGTTATTGGGAATAACATACCCCTGAATTTCTCACCACTTGACTCCGTAAGCTCAGGCCTGGTTAAGCCAGAGGACCACAAGCTCGTGGCTTTAACCCTGGCGGGTTCCAGGAAGATATTGATTAACAAGGGAGGGAAATACCTCGTTTATAACAGATGTCAGGGAAAAGTCTTTTGTCCAGTTCTAGTAGAGGTCAGTGTTCCAGATGGGGACAACGTGGACTTGATCTACTATTCCGACGGTTCGGAGGGAGCCATGCCTTCCGCTGTGATCTCCCTGGACGTTCCAAAGGGCTCCTCCATGTCTTTCTCCATAGTCAACTCAAGCCGAGATTCCTATGCCTATACCTACACCAAGGGATCGATCAAGGGAGAGATCAATTCCTCGATTTTCTCCGTGGGCCAATCCCTAGGGCACACGGAGTATCACGTGGAACTGTCAGATGAGGCAGTTGCCAACTTTAACGCTAAGAGCCTCGGAATAGGAAATAATAGGGTCAATGTTCTCGCCAACGTGAATCACGTGGGAAGAAAGAGCGTTAGTAACGGGGTACTGAAAGCAGTTGCCTCCGGTAGCTCCTACACGGTGATTAGGGGAGACGCGGTCATAGGAGAGAACGCCATTGACTCCTCCACAACAATACTGGGAAGGGCGCTCATCATAGGCGACGATGCTAAGGCCGTGGTTGCGCCTATGCTCGAGGTAAAGACTGGGAAAATTATCACAGCGAAGCACTCGGCCTCAGCCTCAAAGGTGAATGAGGATCTCATTTTCTATTTGGAGAACAGGGGGCTAGACAAGAAGTGTGCCGAGGGACTCATAATCAGGGGCTTCCTAACCGACGATAATGATAACGACATAATCAGGAAGCTTGTTGAGGACGTGATTAGCAAGATGGGATATTAA